In Bradyrhizobium lablabi, one DNA window encodes the following:
- the infA gene encoding translation initiation factor IF-1, translating into MAKEELIQFEGLVTEILPDARYRVQLDAGHEIVAYTAGKMKKNRIKTLAGDRVTIEMSPYDLEKGRLIFRHKDERPGGGGGAPRGAPPRGQFRRR; encoded by the coding sequence ATGGCTAAAGAAGAGCTGATCCAGTTCGAAGGACTGGTGACCGAAATCCTCCCCGATGCACGTTACCGCGTGCAGCTCGATGCCGGACACGAGATCGTCGCCTACACCGCCGGCAAGATGAAGAAGAACCGCATCAAGACACTGGCGGGCGATCGGGTGACGATCGAGATGTCGCCCTACGACCTGGAAAAAGGCCGGCTGATCTTCCGTCACAAGGACGAGCGTCCCGGTGGCGGCGGCGGCGCGCCGCGTGGTGCACCGCCGCGCGGCCAGTTCCGGCGCAGGTAA
- the urtD gene encoding urea ABC transporter ATP-binding protein UrtD gives MNVMDTRATSALLYLDGVHVSFDGFHAINNLSLTLAPGEMRAIIGPNGAGKTTMMDIITGKTKPDEGTVLFDGITDLTRLDETRIAELGIGRKFQKPTVFESQTIEDNLLLALNVDHSVKGTLFWRESKPETERIEKVLETIRLTDARNRLAGSLSHGQKQWLEIGMLLAQDPKLLLVDEPVAGMTDVETHQTAELLKEINKDKTVMVVEHDMTFVRELGVKVTCLHEGTVLAEGSIDQVSSNDRVIEVYLGR, from the coding sequence ATGAACGTCATGGATACACGGGCGACTTCGGCGCTGCTCTATCTCGACGGCGTGCACGTCTCCTTCGACGGCTTTCACGCCATCAATAATCTGTCGCTGACGCTCGCGCCCGGCGAGATGCGGGCCATCATCGGCCCGAACGGCGCCGGCAAGACCACCATGATGGACATCATCACCGGCAAGACCAAGCCGGATGAGGGCACGGTATTGTTCGACGGCATCACGGATCTGACCCGTCTCGACGAGACGCGAATTGCCGAGCTCGGCATCGGCCGCAAATTCCAGAAGCCGACGGTGTTCGAAAGCCAGACCATCGAGGACAATCTGCTGCTCGCGCTCAATGTCGATCACAGCGTCAAGGGCACGCTGTTCTGGCGCGAGAGCAAGCCGGAAACCGAGCGCATCGAGAAGGTGCTGGAAACCATCCGCCTCACTGACGCGCGCAACCGCCTGGCCGGCAGCCTGTCGCATGGCCAGAAGCAATGGCTCGAGATCGGCATGCTGCTGGCGCAGGATCCCAAATTGCTGTTGGTCGACGAGCCCGTCGCCGGGATGACCGACGTCGAAACCCATCAGACCGCTGAGCTCCTGAAGGAAATCAACAAGGACAAGACCGTGATGGTGGTCGAACACGACATGACCTTCGTCCGCGAGCTCGGCGTCAAGGTGACCTGCCTGCATGAAGGCACAGTGTTGGCAGAGGGAAGCATCGATCAGGTTTCTTCCAATGATCGGGTGATCGAAGTGTATCTGGGGCGGTGA
- the urtB gene encoding urea ABC transporter permease subunit UrtB: MIIATALPVIAGPFDDAVSKFANDEFSDTEEAIGVVAASGNPLAYRIISALQDDRLMADPDTKKVYVKEADGKIIDAATGAPVDSIPDSAAAVRLNNRLRRTVEAALGSLTLQSPDPAARIQAAQSVFKTHDETMLPAIDSALAKETNKGAKLAFNEARAAILLFKEDATDAEKLEAIAAIKSRGDQEALALLTGLSGDQPPAIARAAASATSSIQNTLAMWSMVQNAWYGLSLGSVLLLAAIGLAITFGVMGVINMAHGEMVMLGAYTTFVVQDIIRTSYPGLFDYSLLIAVPLSFIVAGAIGILIERSIIRFLYGRPLETLLATWGLSLVLQQAVRSLFGPNNREVGNPSWMSGAFEIGQITITYNRLWILCFTLAVFVILLAMLRYTALGLEMRAVTQNRRMAASMGIATSRVDALTFGLGSGIAGIAGVALSQIDNVSPNLGQSYIIDSFMVVVFGGVGNLWGTLVGAFTLGIANKFLEPVAGAVLGKIAILVLIILFIQKRPRGLFALKGRAVEA; this comes from the coding sequence CTGATTATTGCCACCGCGCTGCCGGTCATAGCCGGACCGTTCGACGACGCGGTCAGTAAATTCGCAAATGACGAGTTTTCCGATACCGAGGAAGCCATCGGCGTTGTCGCGGCCAGCGGCAATCCGCTGGCCTACCGCATCATCAGCGCGCTGCAGGACGACCGCTTGATGGCCGATCCTGATACCAAGAAAGTTTACGTCAAAGAAGCGGACGGCAAGATCATCGATGCCGCAACCGGCGCGCCGGTCGACAGCATTCCCGATAGCGCGGCCGCGGTACGCCTCAACAACCGCCTGCGCCGCACCGTGGAGGCAGCCCTCGGCAGCCTGACGCTGCAATCGCCCGATCCCGCCGCGCGGATCCAGGCCGCGCAATCGGTTTTCAAGACCCATGACGAGACCATGTTGCCGGCGATCGACAGTGCCCTCGCCAAGGAGACCAACAAGGGCGCGAAGCTCGCCTTCAACGAAGCGCGCGCGGCGATCCTGTTGTTCAAGGAGGACGCCACCGACGCCGAAAAACTCGAAGCCATCGCCGCCATCAAGTCGCGCGGCGATCAGGAAGCGCTGGCGCTCTTGACCGGGTTGAGCGGAGACCAGCCGCCGGCGATCGCGCGCGCCGCCGCCAGCGCCACCTCGTCGATCCAGAATACCCTTGCGATGTGGTCCATGGTGCAGAACGCCTGGTACGGGCTGTCGCTCGGCTCGGTGCTGCTATTGGCCGCGATCGGTCTTGCCATCACCTTCGGCGTGATGGGCGTCATCAACATGGCCCATGGCGAGATGGTGATGTTAGGGGCCTACACCACCTTCGTGGTGCAGGACATCATCCGCACCAGCTATCCCGGACTGTTCGACTATTCGCTGTTGATCGCGGTGCCGCTGTCCTTCATCGTCGCCGGCGCGATCGGTATCCTGATCGAGCGCAGCATCATCCGCTTTCTCTACGGCCGGCCGCTGGAGACCCTGCTCGCGACCTGGGGATTGTCGCTGGTGCTGCAGCAGGCGGTGCGCTCCCTCTTCGGTCCCAACAACCGCGAGGTCGGCAATCCCTCCTGGATGAGCGGCGCGTTCGAGATCGGACAGATCACGATCACCTATAACCGGCTGTGGATCCTCTGCTTCACGCTCGCGGTATTCGTCATCCTGCTGGCGATGCTGCGCTATACGGCGCTCGGGCTCGAGATGCGCGCGGTGACGCAAAACCGCAGAATGGCGGCATCGATGGGAATTGCGACCTCGCGCGTCGATGCGCTGACCTTCGGCCTGGGCTCGGGCATTGCCGGGATCGCAGGCGTTGCGCTGTCGCAGATCGACAATGTCAGTCCCAATCTCGGCCAGAGCTACATCATCGACTCTTTCATGGTGGTGGTGTTCGGCGGTGTCGGTAATCTCTGGGGTACGCTGGTCGGCGCCTTCACGCTCGGCATCGCCAACAAGTTCCTCGAGCCGGTCGCCGGCGCCGTGCTCGGCAAGATCGCCATTCTGGTCCTGATCATCCTGTTCATTCAGAAGCGCCCGCGTGGCCTGTTCGCGCTCAAGGGGCGGGCGGTGGAAGCATGA
- a CDS encoding TadE family protein, which yields MPSSAASTVSLRKILRRFRRSRRGSTAVEFALVAPMFFALLFAILETAMVFFAGQVLETMAQDGARMIMTGQAQTAKYQQADFQSYVCNQIPILFSCANLSIDVKSYPAFSNVVLSSQIDSGGCFDPTGIGYNPGGPSQIVVVRLFYQWPMIVTGLGYNISSLCGGSKRLLTAAAAFQTEPY from the coding sequence ATGCCATCCTCCGCTGCCTCAACCGTCTCATTGCGAAAAATATTGCGCCGATTCCGCCGCAGCCGCCGCGGTTCGACGGCCGTCGAATTCGCCCTGGTCGCGCCGATGTTCTTTGCGCTGCTGTTTGCGATCCTCGAGACCGCGATGGTGTTTTTCGCAGGCCAGGTGCTCGAAACCATGGCCCAGGATGGCGCGCGCATGATCATGACCGGGCAAGCGCAGACCGCGAAGTACCAGCAAGCCGATTTCCAGTCCTATGTCTGCAACCAGATCCCGATCCTATTCAGTTGCGCCAACCTCTCTATCGATGTGAAGAGCTATCCGGCATTCTCGAACGTCGTCCTCAGCAGTCAGATCGACAGCGGCGGCTGTTTCGACCCCACCGGCATCGGCTACAACCCCGGCGGCCCCAGCCAGATCGTGGTCGTGCGGTTGTTCTACCAATGGCCCATGATCGTTACCGGGCTCGGTTACAACATTTCGAGTTTGTGTGGTGGCAGCAAGCGATTGCTGACCGCGGCCGCGGCGTTCCAGACCGAGCCTTACTGA
- a CDS encoding TadE/TadG family type IV pilus assembly protein produces MKTMSMQGFWLRMRLAAVRCLEDARGIAATEFAMILPIMAVMFFGAVEVSSGVAVDRKVTLDARTLADVTSQAAPDPAVTNAQYAPVDDTYLKNVFTSAIPILKPYDVTAAKLQISEIYVDNNQVAKIQWSRAGFIASNGDTQATLTTSTRTAGDIVTAIVPAALLVKKTYLLFSEVSYNYKPMGIGYVLKNNLTLSDVAYSRPRQALCVVYTVPNPPQPNVAANNNLCPQT; encoded by the coding sequence ATGAAAACCATGTCAATGCAAGGGTTCTGGCTTCGCATGCGGCTCGCAGCCGTGCGGTGTCTTGAGGATGCGCGCGGCATCGCGGCGACCGAATTCGCCATGATCCTTCCGATCATGGCGGTGATGTTCTTTGGCGCGGTCGAGGTTTCATCCGGGGTGGCGGTCGACCGCAAAGTAACGCTGGACGCGCGAACGCTGGCCGACGTGACGTCTCAGGCGGCGCCGGACCCGGCGGTGACGAATGCACAATACGCGCCCGTCGACGATACCTATCTGAAAAATGTCTTCACGTCCGCCATACCGATCCTGAAGCCTTATGACGTAACAGCCGCGAAGCTGCAGATTTCGGAGATCTATGTCGACAACAACCAGGTCGCGAAGATCCAATGGAGCAGGGCCGGGTTCATCGCCAGCAACGGCGACACGCAGGCAACGCTGACGACTTCGACGCGCACTGCGGGCGACATCGTTACAGCTATCGTTCCGGCGGCGCTTCTCGTGAAGAAAACCTACCTGCTGTTCAGCGAGGTCAGCTATAACTACAAGCCTATGGGGATCGGCTATGTGCTGAAGAACAACCTGACGCTGAGCGACGTCGCCTATAGCAGGCCGCGTCAGGCCCTTTGCGTCGTTTATACTGTTCCTAACCCTCCGCAGCCCAACGTCGCCGCCAACAACAACCTCTGTCCGCAGACCTGA
- a CDS encoding DEAD/DEAH box helicase, producing the protein MERTHLLTSFQDFGLAEPISRALKEENYLTPTPIQAQTIPLALTGRDVVGIAQTGTGKTAAFALPILHRILENRIRPQPKSCRVLVLSPTRELSGQILDSFNAYGRHIRLTSALAIGGVPMGRQVRSIMQGVEVMVATPGRLLDLVQSNGLKLGQVEFLVLDEADRMLDMGFINDIRKIVGKLPIKRQTLFFSATMPKDIAELAEAMLRDPARVAVTPVASTVERITQRIIQVDHSNKPAFLAQLLKQEPVDRALVFTRTKHGADKVVKGLARAGISADAIHGNKSQNHRERVLAAFRAGDIRTLVATDIAARGIDVDGISHVVNFDLPNVPETYVHRIGRTARAGAEGVAISLIAGAEEMGYLRDIEKLIRIVLPREDRRTPGHRDAAPAPAQHHRGGRPAPRVHAARVNDAAPGSKGPRRGRRSGGNNGVPPTNRHEANRQEPHRASPQGGGKAEGMQGVAFLHRESRPNTKPNRTQRPR; encoded by the coding sequence ATGGAAAGAACCCACCTTTTGACCTCCTTTCAGGATTTCGGCCTCGCCGAACCCATCTCGCGTGCGCTCAAAGAAGAGAATTACCTCACGCCCACCCCCATCCAGGCTCAAACCATCCCACTCGCGCTGACCGGCCGTGACGTCGTCGGCATCGCGCAGACCGGTACCGGCAAGACCGCCGCGTTCGCGCTTCCGATCCTGCATCGCATTCTGGAGAACCGCATCCGGCCGCAGCCCAAATCCTGCCGCGTGCTCGTGCTTTCTCCGACCCGCGAATTGTCCGGACAGATTCTCGACAGTTTCAACGCCTATGGCCGTCATATCCGCCTCACTTCGGCTCTCGCGATCGGCGGCGTCCCGATGGGACGTCAGGTCCGCTCGATCATGCAGGGTGTCGAAGTCATGGTAGCGACCCCCGGCCGCCTGCTCGATCTCGTGCAAAGCAACGGGCTCAAGCTCGGCCAGGTCGAGTTTCTCGTGCTCGACGAGGCCGACCGCATGCTGGACATGGGCTTCATCAACGACATCCGCAAAATCGTCGGCAAACTGCCGATCAAGCGGCAGACGCTGTTCTTCTCGGCGACCATGCCGAAGGATATCGCCGAACTCGCCGAAGCGATGCTGCGGGATCCGGCCCGCGTCGCGGTGACGCCGGTCGCCTCCACCGTCGAGCGTATCACCCAGCGCATCATCCAGGTCGATCACTCCAACAAGCCCGCCTTCCTGGCGCAGCTCCTCAAGCAGGAACCGGTCGATCGCGCGCTGGTCTTCACCCGCACCAAGCATGGCGCCGACAAGGTCGTGAAGGGCCTGGCACGGGCCGGCATTAGTGCCGATGCCATTCATGGCAACAAGTCGCAGAACCACCGCGAGCGGGTGCTGGCGGCATTCCGCGCCGGCGACATCCGCACCCTCGTCGCCACCGACATTGCCGCCCGCGGCATCGACGTCGATGGCATCTCGCATGTGGTGAACTTCGACCTTCCCAACGTGCCTGAGACCTACGTCCATCGCATCGGCCGCACCGCGCGCGCCGGCGCCGAGGGCGTCGCGATCTCGCTGATCGCGGGCGCTGAGGAAATGGGGTATCTGCGCGACATCGAAAAGCTGATCCGCATCGTCCTGCCGCGCGAAGACCGTCGCACGCCGGGCCACCGCGATGCAGCACCCGCGCCGGCCCAGCATCATCGCGGCGGCCGTCCCGCCCCGCGGGTGCATGCCGCCAGGGTCAATGACGCGGCACCGGGATCGAAAGGTCCTCGCCGCGGCCGCCGTTCCGGTGGTAATAATGGCGTTCCGCCAACCAACCGGCACGAGGCCAACCGGCAGGAGCCGCACCGAGCCTCGCCGCAAGGCGGCGGCAAGGCTGAAGGGATGCAAGGGGTTGCTTTTTTGCATCGCGAAAGCCGACCGAATACCAAACCCAACCGCACCCAACGACCACGCTAG
- a CDS encoding cold-shock protein: MSMGTVKWFNATKGFGFIQPDDGGNDVFVHISAVERAGLGTLREGQKISYEIVADRRSGKSSADNLRAAG; the protein is encoded by the coding sequence GTGAGCATGGGAACCGTGAAGTGGTTTAACGCAACCAAGGGCTTCGGCTTCATTCAACCGGACGACGGTGGCAACGATGTGTTCGTGCACATCTCTGCCGTCGAGCGCGCCGGCCTTGGTACGCTGCGTGAAGGCCAGAAGATCAGCTACGAGATCGTAGCCGATCGTCGCTCTGGCAAGTCATCGGCCGACAATCTGCGCGCCGCCGGCTAA
- a CDS encoding urease subunit gamma, with protein sequence MNLSPREKDKLLISMAAMVARRRLERGVKLNHPEAIAIISDFIVEGARDGRSVAELMQAGAQVLTRAQVMPGIAEMIHDIQVEATFPDGTKLVTVHEPIR encoded by the coding sequence ATGAATCTGTCTCCCCGCGAAAAGGACAAGCTTCTGATCTCGATGGCGGCCATGGTGGCGCGGCGGCGGCTGGAACGCGGCGTCAAGCTCAACCACCCCGAGGCCATCGCCATCATCTCGGATTTCATCGTCGAGGGCGCGCGCGACGGCCGCAGCGTCGCCGAATTGATGCAGGCCGGCGCGCAGGTCCTGACCCGCGCCCAGGTGATGCCGGGCATTGCCGAGATGATCCACGACATCCAGGTCGAAGCGACCTTTCCCGACGGCACGAAGC
- a CDS encoding urease accessory protein UreD, producing the protein MRTDTTSAASVIFAANRARGAVRFDVRQVEGVTRRHHLHESGSLRVRFPSPEGDGLSAVFVNTAGGVAGGDRFEIDIAAGEGTRLAVTTAAAEKIYRAQGPAAELDIALKVAAGAHLAWLPQETILFDRARVSRRIDIDLAADASLLLCEIVVFGRAAMGERMLHGEFVDRWRLTRGGRLVFAENIRLDGDIGEKLAKSAVAKGGAAIGTALIVPGDEALVTRIREVANSFGGEVGISAWNGFAMARFCAQDAARLRADMIAVLGRASDAALPRLWLN; encoded by the coding sequence ATGCGGACCGATACCACGAGCGCGGCGTCTGTGATTTTCGCGGCCAACCGGGCGCGGGGCGCGGTCAGGTTCGACGTGCGCCAGGTCGAAGGCGTGACCCGCCGCCATCATCTGCATGAATCCGGCTCGCTGCGCGTCCGCTTTCCCTCGCCCGAGGGCGACGGGCTGTCGGCGGTTTTTGTCAACACCGCCGGCGGCGTCGCCGGCGGCGACCGTTTTGAGATCGATATTGCGGCCGGCGAAGGAACGCGGCTTGCGGTCACGACCGCGGCGGCGGAAAAAATCTACCGCGCGCAGGGCCCGGCGGCGGAGCTCGATATTGCGCTGAAGGTTGCGGCCGGTGCGCACCTTGCTTGGTTGCCGCAGGAGACCATTCTGTTCGACCGTGCTCGGGTCTCGCGCCGGATCGACATCGACCTTGCCGCGGACGCCTCGCTCTTGCTCTGCGAAATCGTGGTGTTCGGCCGCGCCGCGATGGGCGAGCGGATGCTACATGGCGAGTTCGTCGACCGCTGGCGGCTCACGCGCGGCGGCCGGCTGGTGTTCGCGGAAAACATCCGGCTCGACGGCGATATCGGCGAAAAACTCGCAAAATCGGCGGTCGCAAAAGGCGGCGCGGCGATCGGCACCGCGCTGATCGTGCCGGGCGACGAGGCGCTGGTGACGCGGATTCGCGAGGTGGCGAATTCGTTCGGTGGCGAGGTCGGCATTTCCGCGTGGAATGGGTTTGCAATGGCCCGCTTCTGTGCCCAAGATGCGGCGCGGCTGCGCGCCGACATGATCGCGGTGCTCGGCCGCGCATCTGACGCCGCGCTGCCCCGGCTGTGGCTCAATTAG
- the urtE gene encoding urea ABC transporter ATP-binding subunit UrtE: protein MLKVENINLYYGAAQALRGVSISAEPGKVTCVLGRNGVGKTSLLRAMVGQYPIASGSINFDGADITGLRPYERARKGIGFVPQGREIFPLLTVEENLKTGFGPLKREDRHIPDDVFSLFPVLQSMLGRRGGDLSGGQQQQLAIGRALVMRPKLLLLDEPTEGIQPSIIKDIGRAISYLRSLGNIAIVLVEQYLDFACELGDYFAVMDRGAVKFSCDRSTLDPAEISRQMAL from the coding sequence ATGCTGAAGGTCGAAAACATCAACCTCTATTACGGCGCCGCCCAGGCGCTGCGCGGCGTCTCGATCTCGGCCGAGCCCGGCAAGGTCACCTGCGTGCTGGGTCGCAACGGCGTGGGCAAGACCTCGCTGCTGCGCGCGATGGTCGGCCAATACCCGATTGCGTCGGGCTCGATCAATTTCGACGGCGCCGACATCACGGGCTTGAGGCCCTACGAGCGCGCGCGCAAGGGCATCGGCTTCGTGCCGCAGGGCCGCGAGATTTTTCCGCTATTGACGGTGGAGGAAAATCTCAAGACAGGTTTTGGGCCGTTGAAGCGCGAGGACCGTCATATTCCCGATGACGTATTCTCGCTGTTTCCGGTGCTGCAATCGATGCTCGGGCGCCGCGGCGGCGATTTGTCCGGCGGCCAGCAGCAGCAGCTCGCGATCGGACGCGCGTTGGTGATGCGGCCAAAACTGTTGCTTCTCGACGAGCCGACCGAGGGCATCCAGCCGTCGATCATCAAGGATATCGGGCGCGCGATCTCGTATCTGCGCAGCCTCGGCAACATCGCGATCGTGCTGGTCGAACAATATCTCGACTTTGCCTGCGAGCTCGGCGACTATTTCGCCGTGATGGACCGGGGCGCGGTGAAATTTTCCTGCGATCGCAGCACCCTCGATCCCGCCGAGATTAGTCGTCAGATGGCGCTGTAA
- the urtA gene encoding urea ABC transporter substrate-binding protein, protein MLTQLTHDIATLSRRRWLAATAGLVLGLAAFTSAKAADDTIKVGVLHSLSGTMAISETTLKDTILFLIDEQNKKGGVLGKKLEAVVVDPASNWPLFAEKARELITKDKVAVVFGCWTSVSRKSVLPVFKELNNILFYPVQYEGEESERNVFYTGAAPNQQAIPAVDYLMKDEKVKRWVLAGTDYVYPRTTNKILEAYLKSKGVKQEDIMINYTPFGHSDWQTIVADIKKFGSAGKKTAVVSTINGDANVPFYKELGNQGIKATDIPVVAFSVGEEELAGIDTKPLLGHLAAWNYFESIKTPANEKFIKDWQAYTKNPKRTTNDPMEAHVIGFNMWVKAVEKVKSTDADKVIDALPGIETPNLTGGISKMLPNHHITKPVFIGEIKGNGQFDVVWKTPGLVAGDAWSKELEGSKDLIGDWVGKKCGNWNTKTNKCGGQGS, encoded by the coding sequence ATGCTTACACAACTTACTCACGATATAGCGACGCTGAGCCGCCGCCGCTGGCTTGCGGCGACCGCCGGCCTGGTTTTGGGCCTGGCCGCGTTCACGTCAGCGAAAGCCGCCGACGACACCATCAAGGTCGGCGTTCTGCATTCGCTCTCCGGCACCATGGCCATCAGCGAAACCACGCTGAAGGACACCATCCTCTTCCTGATCGACGAGCAAAATAAAAAGGGTGGCGTGCTCGGCAAGAAGCTCGAAGCCGTCGTCGTCGATCCCGCCTCGAACTGGCCGCTGTTCGCCGAAAAGGCGCGTGAGTTGATCACCAAGGACAAGGTTGCCGTCGTGTTCGGCTGCTGGACCTCGGTGTCGCGCAAATCGGTGTTGCCGGTGTTCAAGGAATTGAACAACATCCTGTTCTACCCGGTGCAGTATGAGGGCGAAGAGAGCGAGCGCAACGTGTTCTACACGGGTGCGGCGCCGAACCAGCAGGCGATCCCTGCCGTCGACTATTTGATGAAGGACGAAAAGGTGAAGCGCTGGGTGCTGGCCGGCACCGACTACGTTTATCCGCGCACCACCAACAAGATCCTCGAAGCCTACTTGAAGTCGAAAGGCGTCAAGCAGGAAGACATCATGATCAACTACACGCCGTTCGGTCATTCGGATTGGCAGACCATCGTCGCCGACATCAAGAAGTTCGGTTCGGCGGGCAAGAAGACCGCGGTGGTCTCGACCATCAACGGCGACGCCAACGTTCCCTTCTACAAGGAGCTCGGCAACCAGGGCATCAAGGCGACCGACATTCCGGTTGTCGCATTCTCGGTCGGCGAAGAAGAACTCGCCGGCATCGACACCAAGCCGCTGCTCGGCCATCTCGCCGCCTGGAACTACTTCGAGTCGATCAAGACGCCTGCGAACGAGAAGTTCATCAAGGACTGGCAGGCCTACACCAAGAACCCGAAGCGCACCACCAACGATCCGATGGAGGCGCACGTCATCGGCTTCAACATGTGGGTGAAGGCGGTGGAGAAAGTGAAGTCGACCGACGCCGACAAGGTGATCGACGCTCTGCCCGGTATCGAAACGCCGAACCTGACCGGCGGCATCTCGAAGATGCTTCCGAACCATCACATCACCAAGCCGGTGTTCATCGGCGAAATCAAAGGCAACGGCCAGTTCGATGTGGTGTGGAAGACCCCGGGCCTGGTGGCCGGCGATGCATGGTCGAAGGAGCTCGAGGGCTCCAAGGACCTGATCGGCGACTGGGTTGGCAAGAAGTGCGGCAACTGGAACACCAAGACCAACAAGTGCGGCGGTCAGGGCTCCTGA
- the urtC gene encoding urea ABC transporter permease subunit UrtC: MMPHVLTRSLDRSATLFLIVVAGCGILIPLSNLLLPAGSFFQVPTYLVALWGKYVCYAVLALAIDLIWGYCGILSLGHGAFFALGGYAMGMYLMRQIGSRGVYGNPILPDFMVFLNYPKLPWYWHGFDMFWFAALIVVLAPGLLAFCFGWLAFRSRVTGVYLSIITQAMTYALLLAFFRNDFGFGGNNGLTDFKDILGFNVQADGTRAALFALSCLALIIGFLICRAVVTSKLGKVLIAVRDAESRTRFLGYRVESYKLFVFTLSACMAGVAGALYVPQVGIINPSEFAPGNSIEAVIWVAVGGRGTLIGAALGAVVVNYAKTFFTSGSLAPYWLFMLGAMFILVTLLLPKGIVGTFNAWWEPWKAQRLAVTAAAASAAREDGVSEPNPAE; the protein is encoded by the coding sequence ATGATGCCGCACGTGCTCACGCGCTCGCTGGATCGCAGCGCGACGCTGTTTCTGATCGTGGTCGCGGGTTGCGGAATCCTGATCCCGCTGTCGAACCTGTTGTTGCCGGCGGGCTCGTTCTTCCAGGTGCCGACCTATCTGGTGGCGCTATGGGGCAAATATGTCTGCTACGCCGTGCTGGCGCTCGCGATCGATCTGATCTGGGGCTATTGCGGCATCCTCTCGCTCGGCCATGGCGCGTTCTTCGCGCTCGGCGGCTACGCGATGGGCATGTATCTGATGCGCCAGATCGGCAGCCGCGGCGTCTACGGCAATCCGATCCTGCCCGACTTCATGGTGTTCCTGAATTATCCGAAACTGCCGTGGTACTGGCACGGCTTCGACATGTTCTGGTTCGCGGCGCTGATCGTGGTTCTGGCGCCTGGCCTGCTCGCGTTCTGCTTCGGCTGGCTGGCGTTTCGCTCCCGCGTCACCGGCGTCTATCTCTCGATCATCACCCAGGCCATGACCTACGCGTTGCTGCTGGCGTTCTTCCGCAACGATTTCGGCTTCGGCGGCAATAACGGCCTGACCGATTTCAAGGACATTTTGGGCTTCAACGTGCAGGCCGACGGCACCCGCGCCGCGCTGTTCGCGCTGAGCTGCCTGGCGCTGATCATCGGCTTTCTGATCTGCCGCGCGGTCGTGACCTCGAAGCTCGGCAAGGTGCTGATCGCGGTGCGTGACGCCGAATCCCGCACGAGGTTTCTCGGCTACCGCGTCGAGTCCTACAAGCTGTTCGTGTTCACGCTGTCGGCCTGCATGGCGGGCGTCGCCGGCGCGCTCTACGTGCCGCAGGTCGGCATCATCAATCCAAGCGAATTCGCGCCGGGCAATTCGATCGAGGCGGTGATCTGGGTCGCGGTCGGCGGCCGCGGCACGCTGATCGGGGCTGCGCTTGGCGCCGTCGTCGTCAATTACGCAAAAACCTTCTTCACCTCCGGCTCGCTCGCGCCGTACTGGCTGTTCATGCTGGGCGCGATGTTCATTCTGGTGACGTTATTATTGCCGAAGGGGATCGTCGGCACCTTCAACGCCTGGTGGGAGCCCTGGAAGGCGCAGCGCCTGGCGGTGACGGCGGCCGCCGCGAGCGCCGCGCGCGAGGACGGCGTCAGCGAACCGAACCCGGCGGAGTGA